A section of the Triticum dicoccoides isolate Atlit2015 ecotype Zavitan chromosome 7A, WEW_v2.0, whole genome shotgun sequence genome encodes:
- the LOC119334214 gene encoding uncharacterized protein LOC119334214, which translates to MEQRARAVSCSWATYRQRSVRNRKRPRPIDANESAAAESHPMSEFCDGKRKAVTEIGFGGVLRMPMNGNANLRHTVSLLSRVDLNSRSLPIGKDVRVQMSPEHIERLIGTPSRGRRVCGLDPDTPEERTDFVRLAMGSQRFCNDGLKAAELVVRRDWDGSVTAERVDEFKVAFVVWIVGRFLAPSAKRGDHGCSDFWGSLYNADEIREYNWSAYFLAHIMDAAARVQSDIRNKRATTTMLITGCPLLLQLYDLYLGPLSKPHLVSPSVKYYDSETLVNKMIGADKPPKISAQGEPSFKACGPRRREESCSMTKDPGQPSSSHVLRPGQGAPKPPHVQVTNQVPPILHPYNANDFCEFLKERYPDVIDSELVGHLKFHNARCILHASIFKNSIITENMKLAAKILDTQTQRQRKQQAPARSRVLEDYFTASDSETETEKKRARTHENCWPDIAPCFSVGTSQCVLGTSELQVAGGAMRNGACVNAGITVGKKMCEWNKGGSFSMPKIWQWSDLKVKLPAGLDDCSEELSMDEERWHCG; encoded by the exons ATG GAACAGAGAGCACGAGCAGTGTCTTGTTCTTGGGCAACCTACAGGCAACGGAGTGTTCGGAACAGGAAACGTCCCCGGCCCATCGATGCCAACGAATCTGCCGCAGCAGAGTCACATCCCATGTCCGAGTTCTGCGATGGAAAGAGGAAGGCCGTCACCGAGATCGGATTCGGCGGAGTTCTACGCATGCCGATGAACGGCAATGCCAACCTCAGGCACACCGTGTCACTTCTCAGCAGAGTTGATCTGAATTCCAGGTCCCTGCCCATCGGGAAAGATGTCAGGGTCCAAATGAGCCCAGAGCACATAGAGAGGCTGATAGGCACGCCCTCGAGAGGCCGGCGAGTCTGTGGACTGGACCCGGACACCCCGGAAGAGAGGACGGACTTCGTGAGGCTCGCCATGGGCTCGCAGCGGTTCTGCAACGACGGGCTGAAGGCCGCCGAGCTCGTCGTCCGGCGGGACTGGGACGGGTCGGTCACCGCCGAGAGGGTGGATGAGTTCAAAGTGGCGTTCGTCGTCTGGATCGTCGGGCGTTTTCTTGCTCCGTCCGCGAAGCGTGGTGATCATGGGTGCTCGGACTTCTGGGGCTCGCTCTACAACGCGGATGAGATCAGAGAATACAACTGGAGCGCGTATTTCCTCGCACACATCATGGATGCTGCAGCAAGGGTTCAGTCAGACATCAGGAACAAGAGGGCCACGACTACAATGCTGATCACTGGTTGCCCGCTTCTCCTACAG TTGTACGACTTGTACCTTGGGCCCCTGAGCAAGCCACACTTGGTGTCCCCTAGTGTCAAATACTACGACAGCGAGACACTCGTCAACAAGATGATCGGTGCCGATAAGCCACCCAAGATTTCAGCGCAAGGGGAGCCATCCTTCAAAGCATGTGGC CCTCGCCGCCGAGAAGAGTCATGCTCCATGACTAAGGATCCAGGGCAACCAAGCTCATCCCATGTTTTGAGGCCAGGTCAGGGTGCACCCAAACCCCCTCACGTCCAAGTAACAAATCAAGTCCCACCGATCCTCCACCCCTACAATGCAAACGACTTCTGCGAGTTTTTGAAGGAGAGATACCCGGACGTGATCGATTCTGAATTGGTAGGCCATTTGAAGTTCCACAATGCTAGGTGCATCCTGCATGCTAGCATATTCAAGAACTCCATCATCACTGAGAACATGAAACTCGCGGCCAAAATACTAGACACGCAGACGCAGAGACAGCGAAAGCAGCAAGCGCCTGCCCGGTCTCGTGTTTTAGAAGACTACTTCACCGCTAGTGATTCTGAAACCGAAACAGAGAAGAAACGAGCCAGGACCCATGAAAACTGCTGGCCAGATATTGCTCCATGCTTCTCTGTCGGCACATCTCAGTGTGTTCTTGGGACTTCTGAGCTTCAGGTGGCTGGTGGTGCTATGAGAAATGGTGCTTGCGTGAATGCCGGCATTACGGTGGGAAAGAAAATGTGTGAATGGAACAAAGGGGGGAGTTTCTCCATGCCGAAGATTTGGCAGTGGTCTGATCTGAAGGTCAAGTTACCTGCCGGCTTAGATGATTGTTCAGAGGAGCTTTCCATGGATGAAGAGAGGTGGCACTGTGGATAA
- the LOC119333316 gene encoding uncharacterized protein LOC119333316 gives MTTHPSPLTPVPQTTGPSDHHHAGGGPGVTRRRGGWQLGSAGASARGRAPSRASGNRLPDKTLAPLPALASAPLRPAHTPRIALQERVPANRPEIPMDGGGHGGAPDDADAAFFSRRRYRCCCFSAPWQSSSSSSHARRAGPTTTDEEWWHQVGEGTRAGAERRRWWRRGVDALMKVREWSELVAGPRWKTFIRRFRRGHHRHGAGAGAGGGRKLNYDALSYALNFDEGHGATPEGAPGGELPGYPDFSARFAAPLGSARSSMDLGGRDAPSLFHHPLPQQPHTPPAAAAARG, from the coding sequence ATGACAACCCACCCATCTCCACTGACACCTGTGCCCCAAACCACGGGCCCCTCGGACCACCACCACGCGGGCGGTGGGCCCGGGGTCACGAGGCGAAGGGGTGGATGGCAGTTGGGCTCAGCAGGCGCGAGCGCGAGGGGGCGCGCGCCGTCGCGGGCAAGTGGAAACCGCCTCCCCGATAAAACCCTGGCGCCCCTccccgctctcgcctccgctccCCTCCGCCCCGCGCACACGCCACGCATCGCCCTCCAAGAAAGAGTTCCGGCCAACCGCCCCGAGATCCCCATGGACGGAGGCGGCCACGGCGGCGCGCCCGACGACGCCGACGCGGCCTTCTTCTCGCGCCGCCGGTACCGCTGCTGCTGCTTCTCCGCGCCGtggcagtcgtcgtcctcctcctcgcacGCCCGCCGCGCGGGGCCGACCACGACGGACGAGGAGTGGTGGCACCAGGTCGGGGAAGGGACGAGGGCGGGCGcggagcggcggcggtggtggcggcgcgggGTGGACGCGCTGATGAAGGTGCGCGAGTGGTCGGAGCTGGTGGCCGGCCCGCGCTGGAAGACCTTCATCCGGCGGTTCCGCCGCGGGCACCACCGGCAcggggccggcgccggcgccggcggggggCGGAAGCTCAACTACGACGCGCTCAGCTACGCGCTCAACTTCGACGAGGGCCACGGCGCCACCCCGGAGGGCGCCCCGGGCGGCGAGCTCCCGGGGTACCCCGACTTCTCCGCCCGCTTCGCCGCGCCGCTGGGCTCCGCCAGGTCCTCCATGGACCTCGGCGGCCGCGACGCGCCCTCGCTGTTCCACCACCCGCTGCCGCAGCAGCCGCAcactccccccgccgccgccgccgcgcggggCTGA